Proteins encoded by one window of Salvia splendens isolate huo1 chromosome 5, SspV2, whole genome shotgun sequence:
- the LOC121803977 gene encoding uncharacterized protein LOC121803977, protein MLPNGDFDPDAYEDENDWDPDEETEQGALSQYGHCTDKRRAVRDMVRIVEEGLVKKGRLDMGASFVTIWIFAEIGIEVDKWDDSEQVLHARYVTPTLPVPFFVSVAYGKCYREGRLEMWDKLRDLAVKLDGLPWLVGGDFNTFVSKDERQGGSVRKKTREMLDFAEVISDCQLLDIGADGPKFTWARGDTFERLDRVFLGEGWANLFESTSVMNLPRLLSDHFPLLVERCWKDDTGIRGMINVQIKLSRLKTSLRICNRVVFDNIFEGLKKVEA, encoded by the exons ATGCTTCCAAACGGGGATTTTGATCCTGATGCttatgaagatgaaaatgattgGGATCCAGATGAGGAAACAGAGCAAGGTGCCTTGTCGCAATATGGCCATTGCACTGATAAGAGAAGGGCAGTTAGGGACATGGTGAGGATAGTAGAAGAGGGTTTAGTGAAGAAGGGGAGGCTTGATATGGGGGCCTCATTTGTCACT ATATGGATATTTGCAGAGATTGGCATTGAGGTGGATAAGTGGGATGATTCCGAGCAGGTATTACATGCCCGATATGTGACGCCTACTTTGCCGGTCCCGTTCTTTGTCTCGGTGGCATATGGCAAATGTTATAGGGAAGGAAGGCTGGAAATGTGGGATAAACTTCGGGACCTTGCTGTGAAGCTGGATGGGTTGCCTTGGTTGGTTGGAGGCGACTTTAATACTTTTGTCTCCAAGGATGAAAGGCAAGGGGGGAGTGTGCGAAAGAAGACTAGAGAGATGCTGGATTTTGCCGAGGTTATTAGTGACTGCCAGCTTCTGGATATAGGGGCTGATGGTCCTAAGTTTACGTGGGCACGAGGGGATACTTTTGAGAGATTGGATAGAGTCTTTCTCGGTGAGGGCTGGGCGAACTTGTTCGAATCCACCAGTGTAATGAATCTGCCCAGATTACTGTCCGATCATTTCCCTTTGCTG GTTGAGAGATGCTGGAAGGATGATACAGGTATAAGGGGAATGATCAATGTGCAGATTAAGCTGAGTCGGCTAAAGACTAGCCTGAGAATCTGTAATCGGGTAGTCTTCGACAATATTTTTGAAGGGTTAAAGAAGGTTGAAGCATAG